One genomic segment of Pseudonocardia sp. T1-2H includes these proteins:
- a CDS encoding NAD-dependent epimerase/dehydratase family protein produces the protein MGYISTHHADILRNNSLINLHTLDAARINGVQRYLYSSSACIYPEYRQTETDVVPLKESDAYPAQPQDAYGWEKLFTELLCSYYADEHPLQTRIVRFHNIYGPFGTYDGGREKAPAAICRKVALAEDGGSIEIWGDGEQTRSFCYIDDCVEGIYRIMQSDYAKPLNLGTDEMVSIKELAHVVTEVAGKRDIGLERIPGPQGVRGRNSDNSLLRKVLGWEPTTSLRDGLGPTYRWIEKRLTSDDHA, from the coding sequence ATGGGGTACATCTCCACGCACCACGCGGACATCCTGCGCAACAACTCTCTCATCAACCTGCACACGCTCGACGCCGCGCGGATCAACGGCGTGCAGCGGTACCTGTACAGCTCGTCGGCCTGCATCTATCCCGAGTACCGGCAGACCGAGACCGACGTGGTGCCGCTGAAGGAGAGCGACGCCTACCCGGCCCAGCCCCAGGATGCCTACGGGTGGGAGAAGCTGTTCACCGAGCTGCTCTGCTCCTATTACGCCGACGAGCACCCGCTGCAGACCCGTATCGTTCGGTTCCACAACATCTACGGGCCGTTCGGTACCTATGACGGCGGCCGGGAAAAGGCTCCGGCGGCGATCTGCCGGAAGGTCGCGCTCGCCGAGGACGGCGGCAGCATCGAGATCTGGGGCGACGGGGAGCAGACGCGGTCGTTCTGCTACATCGACGATTGCGTCGAGGGCATCTACCGAATCATGCAGTCGGACTACGCCAAGCCTCTCAACCTCGGCACCGACGAGATGGTGTCCATCAAGGAGTTGGCGCACGTCGTCACCGAGGTGGCCGGCAAGCGGGACATCGGCCTGGAGCGAATCCCGGGTCCGCAGGGGGTACGGGGACGCAACTCCGACAACTCGCTGCTGCGCAAGGTCCTCGGGTGGGAGCCGACGACGTCCCTGCGCGACGGGCTCGGCCCCACCTACCGGTGGATCGAGAAGAGGCTGACCAGCGATGACCACGCCTGA